The region AGTTTTAAACCCCCTAAATCCCCCTTATCAGGGGGACTTTAAGAGGAAATGCGTAAGTCCTAACATTATAATGGTTTAATGGTGTGTGCTTGTGGATCTATTTTTCGTAAAATCGCGAAGCCCTGCTCGTAAACGAAGACCACTACGAGCCCTCTCTTCTCCTTTTGTTTAAAATTGCTTTAAACTTGCCCATGTCATCGCGAGTTTTTTTCTCGGTGTTACCGATAATCCACCCATATTTGGAATATCGGGGCCTGTGATCTTGAGATTGTCAAATCTTATTGTATAATTTGCAAGGCCTAACCCAATTCTACCCGTGGGAAACTCAGGAAATCCATGTAGCGGTTTTAAAACTATGGGGTCCAAAACTTGCTTGCCATTTATTGAGAAGGTCAAGTGCTTTCCATGAACACTTAGTTGGAAGGTTGTCCATTTCCGCAATTTCAACAAGTTGTGGGGTTTCTGATCATAGGTCAAAAATAGGTTTCCACGCAAATTGCCACCAAAACATTCCGCTATGGGGCCCGCAAAATCATCAATCCCACATACTATCCCCCATGTCCCTTTAATCCGGGCAGCGATCACAATGGTTCCAGGGCCATGTTTTTCGAGGGGTTTAACATCAAATTCGATGTCATAATCTTGCCACGTCTCTTCTCCAATTGTAAGTAAACGGGTTATTCCGTCATTACTGCCTTGGAGCTGACCATCAATAATTTCCCAGGAACCGGGGACATCGATGCCAAACATAACTAATTCTTCCCAGTTGACGGGTTCTCCATCATCAAATGTGTCCAAAAACGTCCCCGCTTGAGCGTCGAAAATAAAGAGAAGAATGCACAACCGAATAATAACGGATTTCATTTTAATTTCCTTTTATTGAGTGCTAAAATGTTTCGTTGTAGACTTTCGTGAGGTCACGGTTTCTAACATCAAGTTATTAAAACGTCCATTTAATTTCGTGATTCACTATAATTCTCGGTGAGGTTTACCTGTTCGGAATCTTCTAATGTTTCTTGGAGCATGGATTCCGATTTCTTTAATCGATGCCGTGCACGATGGAGTTGGCTTTTTACAGTGCATACCGACACACCCAAGAACTGGCTAATCTCTTTACAGGTCATTCCTCGGAAGTAGTGGAGTGTAACGGCAGTACGTTCCTTTTCCGGCAAGCGTGAGAGAAGCCTGTGAACAACGTCGCGTCGTGCTTCAGCTGCAGCGTTCGCCTGCTCCTCAGCGACGTATTGAGAATATGTCATTTTTTCGATCAGTTCGATGCTCGTGTCTTCAAGAGATTGCGTCCGTATCCTTTTCTTTCTCTGAAACAGGAAGCATTGACGTGCAGCGATCCTATAAAGCCAGCCCTCAAAACAGTGTGGATCCTTCAGCATTGCCAATTTATGGTGAACTATTAGAAACGTATCTTGTGTAATTTCTTCAGCAGTGTGGAAATCGGCGATCTTTCGCCATGCAAACGTGTGAACGCTTTTTTGGTATTTTTTCACTAAGATATCAAACGCCGTATCATCGCCGGATAAAATTTTGTCAATGAGTTGAACATCGTCTAATTTTTCCATAAGGTTTCCTCCTATGTTGGTGTCCGCCGAGAGACTTAATTTACTGGCACGACTCTTCTACGTGTAACAGGAATCTAAAGCGTTTTAAGCAAGGCTTACGCTAATTCCGCGCTTCTGGTGTTTGCTGAGACAGCCCCAGAGAAGCGTGCGGCGCGTAAGCCTCACAATGTTGATGGAACAGAATAGCCCAAAAGAGTCTATCACCTTGTCCTATAAAGGAGGGGACGAAGACCTCTTTCTTACATTCTACTTTGGTTTCTCAGGAGGCGTTAGTTCTTGAGGAGGCATCGACTCTTTGAGGTGTTCTAAAGCCTCTTGTACGCGCGCAAGCTGTTTCCTAACATCCTCAAGTTGTTTCCTAACATCCTCAAACTGTTGTGAATTCAACTTTTTCTTTGCACGTTCGACATCTTTCTTACTCTGTTCGATCTGCACCTTTGCACGTTCGACTTGTGCCTTACTGCGTTCAATGGTGCGTTCAACCTCCGCTTTGATGCGTTCAATCTCTGGCTTTCTGCGTTCAACCTCCGCTTTGGTGCCTTCAATTTCTACCAGCATTTCGATGTAAGCCACTTTATACGTTTCCCAGTCATCTGTCGGTGGAATATCAATAACGCCTGACTCCCACAGATTCGGATTGTCTTCCAGAAATGCCAAAGCATGCCGGTGTGACAGGTTGGACGCATACTCGTAGAGGTCTCCTATGATGATACCTCTCTCCAAAAGCAGCTGAAACCACTCCGCCCGTGGATACCTTGCATCTATCTCACTTATTGTAAGGTTACTGCTATAGTTTTCAGTTTCTATACCGTTGTCCTTGCGCGATAGGCTGACTTCGGTTTTTCCGTGTCCCTTATTGTAATCCGCATCTAACGCCTTCATCAGTTCCTGGGCATTTTGGGGACCGGTATATTTTTCAATGACGAGTGGCGTTTTCCAGTCGATTTTAACATGGAACCGCATACCCGGCGATATAATTTCAAGCGGCGATATAATTATTTTAACGCCGTGTGCATATAAATAGGCACCCCCCGAAAAAATAGCGAATCCCAAAGCGGCCAAGAATGCAAGTCTTAATAGAGTGCCTGCACCGTGAAAAGTCCTTTTCATTTTCTTTCTCCTTCAGAGGCGTTATGTTGCCTCGTGTTTGAAGTTTAACTTTTGACAATATGCGTCTATATTCTCAAGACGCGTTTTAAATGTTACCGGTAATTCGGCTATCATTAACATACTGAGTCGTACTTGGCATCAAATATCGGAACGGAAGAATTTCAGAAATGCCACGGTTGTTAATACCACAGCAAAGAAGCAGAGCAGCAGCACATCTATCACCGATTGACTGAATATCTCCCCTAAGGTTGTTGTCGCCAATCGTGGCGGTTGTGTAATTTTGACATTATCTTCTGGGCGGTGCACTCTATGAGAAATATGATCTGAAATTTTAGTAAAGAAATCTGCATGGAGCATCTCATAATAGCGATCACCTGTTTGAAAGTAGTTGCTTCTTTCTACTTTTCCTGTCTGTGTTAAGTTCGTGGTAAGATAGATTAAGGAAGATGTAGGGGTAATTCGGGAAAACGTCTCACCTAATTGTTCTTGTCGTTCTGTTTCACGTTTATAATCTCGATCTAATTTGTTCGCACGGTTCTGGAATTTCAGTCGATATTCCTCTTCAATAGATTTCATGCGTTCGTCAATTTTTTTCGCAATTT is a window of Candidatus Poribacteria bacterium DNA encoding:
- a CDS encoding DUF1080 domain-containing protein; this translates as MKSVIIRLCILLFIFDAQAGTFLDTFDDGEPVNWEELVMFGIDVPGSWEIIDGQLQGSNDGITRLLTIGEETWQDYDIEFDVKPLEKHGPGTIVIAARIKGTWGIVCGIDDFAGPIAECFGGNLRGNLFLTYDQKPHNLLKLRKWTTFQLSVHGKHLTFSINGKQVLDPIVLKPLHGFPEFPTGRIGLGLANYTIRFDNLKITGPDIPNMGGLSVTPRKKLAMTWASLKQF
- a CDS encoding RNA polymerase sigma factor, which produces MEKLDDVQLIDKILSGDDTAFDILVKKYQKSVHTFAWRKIADFHTAEEITQDTFLIVHHKLAMLKDPHCFEGWLYRIAARQCFLFQRKKRIRTQSLEDTSIELIEKMTYSQYVAEEQANAAAEARRDVVHRLLSRLPEKERTAVTLHYFRGMTCKEISQFLGVSVCTVKSQLHRARHRLKKSESMLQETLEDSEQVNLTENYSESRN